The proteins below are encoded in one region of Syntrophotalea carbinolica DSM 2380:
- the rho gene encoding transcription termination factor Rho — MNLKELKEKKITELAAIAKDLKLDGAAGMRKQDLIFTILNATAEKNGAIFGEGVLEILPDGFGFLRAPDANYLPGPDDIYVSPSQIRRFNLRTGDTVSGQIRPPKEGERYFALLKVAEVNFENPSVARDKTLFDNLTPLYPEERIVLEAAPDNLSMRVMDLVTPIGKGQRGLIVAPPRTGKTILLQNIANSIAVNHPEVYLIVLLIDERPEEVTDMQRSVKGEVISSTFDEPATRHVQVAEMVIEKARRLVEHKRDVVILLDSITRLARAYNTVVPPSGKILSGGVDSNALHKPKRFFGAARNIEEGGSLTIIATALVDTGSKMDEVIFEEFKGTGNMEAVLDRRLVDKRTFPAIDVNKSGTRREELLVGQTQLQRLWLLRKVLSSMNVVDSMEFLLEKLSATKTNDEFFESMNQ; from the coding sequence ATGAATTTAAAGGAACTCAAAGAGAAGAAGATTACCGAACTGGCGGCGATCGCCAAGGACCTTAAGCTTGACGGTGCCGCCGGCATGCGCAAGCAGGACCTGATCTTCACGATTCTCAATGCCACCGCTGAGAAAAACGGAGCTATTTTCGGCGAAGGTGTCTTGGAAATCCTGCCCGACGGTTTCGGTTTTTTGCGGGCGCCTGACGCAAACTATCTGCCCGGCCCCGACGATATCTATGTTTCACCGTCGCAAATCCGACGGTTCAATCTGCGTACCGGCGATACTGTGTCGGGGCAGATTCGCCCACCCAAGGAAGGCGAGCGCTATTTTGCCCTGCTTAAGGTTGCCGAGGTAAACTTCGAAAATCCGTCGGTGGCCCGTGACAAGACTTTGTTCGACAATCTGACTCCCCTTTATCCGGAGGAGCGTATTGTTCTTGAGGCGGCTCCGGACAACCTGTCCATGCGCGTTATGGACCTGGTTACGCCTATCGGTAAGGGCCAGCGTGGGCTTATCGTTGCGCCGCCGCGAACCGGCAAGACCATCCTTTTGCAGAATATTGCGAATTCCATTGCCGTCAACCATCCGGAAGTGTATCTCATCGTGCTGCTTATCGATGAGCGTCCCGAAGAAGTCACCGACATGCAGCGTTCCGTCAAGGGCGAGGTCATTTCCTCGACCTTCGACGAGCCGGCCACCCGCCACGTGCAGGTCGCCGAGATGGTCATCGAAAAAGCTCGCCGCCTTGTCGAACATAAGCGCGATGTGGTTATTCTGCTCGATTCCATCACCCGCCTGGCGCGTGCCTACAACACGGTGGTGCCGCCCAGCGGTAAGATTCTTTCGGGCGGTGTCGATTCCAACGCTCTGCACAAGCCCAAGCGCTTTTTCGGCGCGGCGCGTAACATTGAAGAAGGTGGCAGCCTGACCATTATCGCCACCGCGCTGGTCGATACCGGCAGCAAGATGGATGAGGTCATTTTCGAGGAATTCAAGGGCACCGGTAATATGGAAGCCGTGCTCGACCGGCGCCTGGTCGATAAGCGCACTTTCCCCGCGATTGACGTCAACAAGTCCGGCACCCGCCGCGAAGAATTGCTGGTTGGTCAGACCCAGTTGCAGCGGCTCTGGCTGTTGCGCAAGGTGCTTTCCTCCATGAATGTCGTCGACAGTATGGAATTCCTGTTGGAAAAGTTGTCCGCAACCAAGACCAACGATGAGTTTTTCGAGTCTATGAACCAGTAG
- the prfA gene encoding peptide chain release factor 1, producing the protein MFNKLEEVEDRFREVEGLLSDPQVVSQQKRFLELTREHAELSSVVAVYREYKRVSEDIEGNRELLQDSDPEMREMAKAELPELEAHREELAQQLKVLLLPKDPNDDKNVILEIRAGTGGDEAALFAGDLFRMYSRFAEGQGWKVETMSVSDSEAGGFKEIIAMISGNRVYSQLKYESGTHRVQRVPETEAQGRIHTSACTVAVLPEAEDVDVDIDPTDLRIDVYRASGAGGQHVNKTESAVRITHVPTGVVVSCQDEKSQHKNKAKAMKVLKSRILDQVMADQQAQMAADRKSQVGSGDRSQRIRTYNFPQGRCTDHRIGLTLYRLEGIMQGNLSELVEPLTLHYQSEAMAAQEA; encoded by the coding sequence ATATTTAACAAGCTCGAAGAAGTGGAAGATCGGTTTCGTGAAGTCGAGGGGCTGCTGTCGGACCCGCAGGTCGTGTCGCAGCAGAAACGTTTTCTCGAGTTGACGCGCGAACATGCCGAACTGTCGTCGGTAGTCGCGGTTTATCGCGAATACAAACGGGTAAGCGAAGATATCGAGGGGAACCGCGAGTTGCTGCAGGATAGCGACCCTGAAATGCGGGAGATGGCCAAGGCGGAGCTGCCCGAACTCGAGGCTCATCGTGAAGAACTGGCTCAGCAGCTTAAGGTTCTGCTGTTGCCTAAAGATCCCAACGACGACAAGAACGTTATCCTTGAAATCAGGGCAGGTACCGGTGGCGACGAAGCGGCACTGTTTGCCGGCGACCTGTTCCGCATGTACAGCCGTTTTGCCGAGGGGCAGGGTTGGAAAGTCGAGACCATGAGCGTTTCGGACTCCGAAGCCGGCGGATTCAAGGAAATTATCGCCATGATCAGCGGCAACCGGGTGTATTCGCAACTCAAATACGAGAGCGGCACCCATCGGGTGCAACGGGTGCCGGAGACGGAGGCCCAGGGGCGTATCCACACCTCGGCCTGCACGGTGGCGGTGTTGCCCGAGGCTGAAGACGTTGATGTGGATATCGATCCGACCGATCTGCGCATTGATGTTTACCGCGCCTCCGGCGCCGGAGGGCAGCACGTCAATAAAACCGAATCGGCGGTGCGTATTACGCATGTGCCCACCGGAGTGGTGGTTTCCTGCCAGGACGAAAAATCCCAGCATAAAAACAAGGCCAAAGCCATGAAGGTGCTGAAGTCCCGCATCCTGGATCAGGTGATGGCCGATCAGCAGGCGCAGATGGCCGCCGATCGCAAAAGCCAGGTCGGTAGCGGCGATCGCAGTCAGCGTATCCGTACCTACAACTTCCCCCAGGGGCGTTGCACCGATCACCGCATCGGTTTGACGCTCTATCGGCTGGAAGGCATCATGCAGGGCAATCTCTCCGAGTTGGTCGAACCCCTCACCCTGCATTATCAGAGTGAGGCCATGGCGGCCCAGGAGGCGTAA
- the rpmE gene encoding 50S ribosomal protein L31 translates to MKEGIHPKYEAVEVKCHCGNVIQTRSTKCADMQVEVCSACHPFYTGKQKLLDTAGRIDRFRKKYAKNNK, encoded by the coding sequence ATGAAAGAAGGGATCCATCCTAAATACGAGGCGGTCGAGGTCAAGTGCCACTGTGGCAATGTTATCCAGACCCGCTCTACCAAGTGTGCCGATATGCAAGTCGAGGTTTGCTCGGCCTGTCATCCGTTCTATACCGGTAAGCAGAAGCTGCTCGATACAGCTGGTCGTATCGACCGTTTCCGCAAGAAATACGCGAAGAACAACAAGTAA
- the thyX gene encoding FAD-dependent thymidylate synthase, with product MLVQLLTHTPEPERLVAAAARLCYSASSVEELLQQDSARREALLAKILSVGHLSTLEHVSFTFGIEGVSRACSHQLVRHRLASYSQQSQRYVSHKQRFTAVTPPSIADRPELLATFEAALEEMHRVYAELMEAGIPAEDARFVLPNAAETKLVMTMNARELLHFFALRCCRRAQWEIRALAVEMLRQVRGVAPGLFAAGGPGCLVGACPEGAMTCGCVDEVRKEFANL from the coding sequence ATGCTCGTACAACTGTTGACTCATACTCCTGAGCCCGAGCGGTTGGTGGCTGCCGCCGCCCGTTTGTGTTATTCGGCATCTTCCGTCGAGGAACTGTTGCAGCAGGACAGCGCCCGCAGGGAGGCGCTGCTCGCCAAGATTCTCTCTGTCGGTCATCTGTCTACCCTGGAACATGTCTCTTTCACCTTCGGTATTGAAGGGGTCAGTCGTGCCTGTTCCCATCAGTTGGTACGTCATCGCCTGGCTTCCTATTCCCAGCAAAGTCAGCGTTATGTCTCGCATAAGCAGCGTTTTACCGCGGTAACGCCGCCTTCCATCGCCGACCGGCCTGAACTGCTGGCTACCTTTGAAGCGGCATTGGAAGAAATGCACCGGGTTTATGCCGAGCTTATGGAGGCCGGGATTCCGGCGGAAGATGCACGTTTTGTGTTGCCCAACGCTGCCGAGACCAAACTGGTCATGACCATGAACGCTCGTGAACTGCTGCATTTCTTTGCGCTGCGCTGCTGTCGCCGGGCTCAATGGGAGATCCGCGCGCTGGCGGTGGAAATGCTGCGCCAGGTACGCGGTGTCGCGCCGGGTCTGTTCGCTGCCGGCGGTCCCGGGTGTCTTGTCGGTGCCTGTCCCGAAGGTGCTATGACCTGTGGCTGCGTGGATGAAGTTCGCAAGGAATTCGCCAATCTTTGA
- the gluQRS gene encoding tRNA glutamyl-Q(34) synthetase GluQRS: MSLDKNFRCTTDASQVVGRFAPSPTGALHFGSLVTAVGSYCLAKSAGGLWLLRMEDLDGPRVVPGAADEILHTLEALTLHWDGEVLYQSRRTACYEAALERLREDGHIFPCACSRKEVLASAPHRGEEGPIYAGTCRNGLPVGREARAWRMRVPHRSVGFCDCLSGEYRQCLASEVGDFVLRRADGLFAYQLAVVVDDAESGVTQVVRGADLLSSTPRQIYLHQCLGYPLPCYAHLPLVMTPDGEKVSKRHGTVSLDSSGGGRLIWKALRFLGQAVPAELLNASPAEVLSWGAKYFDGTKVPKVQC, from the coding sequence ATGTCTCTTGACAAGAACTTTCGATGCACGACGGATGCCTCACAGGTTGTCGGACGTTTCGCGCCCAGTCCGACGGGGGCGCTGCATTTCGGCTCTCTGGTAACGGCGGTGGGCAGTTATTGTCTGGCCAAAAGCGCCGGCGGGCTCTGGCTGCTGCGCATGGAGGATCTGGATGGTCCGCGCGTGGTGCCCGGCGCGGCTGATGAAATTTTGCATACCCTGGAAGCACTGACTCTGCACTGGGATGGAGAGGTGCTCTACCAGAGTCGCCGCACCGCCTGTTACGAGGCGGCACTGGAGCGTTTGCGTGAGGATGGGCACATTTTCCCCTGTGCCTGTTCGCGTAAGGAAGTCCTGGCCAGCGCCCCTCATCGTGGTGAGGAGGGACCGATTTATGCCGGTACCTGCCGCAACGGTCTGCCCGTCGGTCGCGAGGCCCGTGCCTGGCGCATGCGTGTGCCGCATCGCAGCGTCGGGTTTTGCGATTGCTTGAGTGGCGAATATCGGCAGTGCCTGGCTTCCGAGGTCGGGGATTTTGTGTTGCGAAGGGCTGACGGCCTGTTTGCCTATCAGTTGGCGGTGGTGGTCGACGATGCCGAAAGCGGGGTGACCCAGGTGGTGCGCGGTGCCGATCTGCTCAGCAGCACTCCGCGGCAGATCTACCTGCATCAGTGCCTCGGGTATCCACTGCCCTGCTATGCACATCTTCCGCTGGTTATGACGCCTGACGGCGAAAAAGTCAGCAAGCGTCATGGCACCGTGTCTCTCGATAGCAGCGGCGGCGGACGGTTGATCTGGAAAGCCTTGCGGTTTCTGGGGCAGGCCGTGCCGGCAGAACTGTTGAATGCATCGCCCGCTGAAGTACTGTCCTGGGGGGCGAAGTATTTCGATGGAACGAAGGTGCCGAAGGTTCAGTGCTGA
- the murA gene encoding UDP-N-acetylglucosamine 1-carboxyvinyltransferase yields MDKIVIHGGNRLKGEVRISGAKNSALPLLFATLLAPGQHQLENVPALRDISTAGKLLSILGAEVHSQEGVFSVDATRIRSVEAPYDLVRTMRASVLVLGPLLARLGHARVSLPGGCAIGARPINLHLKGLEAMGAEIDLDHGYVEARAKRLHGANIYLDIPTVGGTENLLMAACLAQGTTVIENAACEPEIVDLATALTCMGARIEGAGTDRIVVEGVDELQPLHYAVMPDRIEAGTFMVAAAMTRGDVRLLGARQADLEALISKLQEAGVTISAEDHALRVRGPRRIAPVDIKTQPHPGFPTDMQAQFMALMSIADGTSVVTESVFENRFMHVCELQRLGADIAIEGKTAKVRGVKELLGAPVMATDLRASASLVLAGLAAENTTEVSRIYHLDRGYERLEEKFRNLGAHIERIKG; encoded by the coding sequence TTGGATAAGATTGTCATTCATGGTGGAAACCGACTCAAGGGCGAGGTTCGGATCAGCGGCGCCAAAAATTCAGCGCTGCCGCTGTTGTTTGCCACCTTGCTTGCTCCCGGGCAGCACCAGCTCGAAAATGTGCCGGCCCTGCGGGATATTTCGACCGCCGGAAAACTGCTGAGCATCCTTGGCGCGGAAGTGCATAGCCAGGAAGGGGTGTTTTCTGTCGATGCCACCCGGATTCGCAGTGTTGAGGCGCCCTACGATCTGGTGCGCACCATGCGTGCCTCGGTTTTGGTCCTCGGTCCGCTGCTGGCGCGACTGGGACACGCCCGGGTGAGTTTGCCCGGCGGCTGTGCCATCGGTGCCCGGCCCATCAATCTGCATCTCAAGGGGCTCGAGGCCATGGGTGCCGAGATCGATCTCGACCACGGCTATGTCGAGGCCCGGGCCAAACGGTTGCATGGGGCCAATATCTACCTCGATATTCCCACCGTCGGCGGTACCGAAAACCTGCTGATGGCGGCGTGTCTTGCTCAAGGTACCACCGTAATTGAAAATGCTGCGTGCGAACCGGAGATCGTCGATCTGGCCACGGCTTTGACCTGTATGGGGGCCCGTATCGAAGGTGCCGGGACGGACCGTATCGTTGTCGAAGGGGTCGATGAGTTGCAGCCGCTGCATTACGCCGTAATGCCGGACCGCATCGAGGCCGGTACCTTCATGGTGGCTGCGGCCATGACCCGAGGGGATGTGCGGTTGCTCGGTGCCCGTCAGGCCGACCTCGAGGCCTTGATCAGCAAGCTCCAGGAAGCCGGCGTCACCATCAGCGCGGAGGATCATGCGTTACGCGTGCGGGGTCCGCGCCGCATCGCTCCGGTCGACATCAAGACCCAGCCTCACCCCGGTTTTCCAACGGACATGCAGGCTCAGTTCATGGCTTTGATGAGTATTGCCGACGGTACCAGCGTGGTTACCGAGAGTGTTTTTGAAAACCGCTTTATGCATGTTTGCGAACTGCAGCGCCTTGGCGCAGATATCGCCATCGAAGGCAAGACCGCCAAGGTGCGAGGCGTCAAGGAGTTGCTTGGCGCGCCGGTTATGGCCACCGATCTGCGTGCCAGCGCCAGTCTGGTGCTGGCCGGACTGGCTGCGGAAAATACGACCGAGGTTTCGCGCATCTATCATCTCGATCGGGGTTATGAGCGCCTCGAGGAAAAGTTTCGAAATCTTGGTGCGCACATCGAGCGAATCAAGGGCTGA
- the hisG gene encoding ATP phosphoribosyltransferase: MSDYITFALPKGRIMRDSMELFAKIGITCPEMSGDSRKLVFENPETKFRFMAVRATDVPTYVEYGCADLGVVGKDTLLEQGKDLYEPLDLKFGYCRLVVAEPGELSRDEDPADWSNIRVATKYPNITERYFAERGVQVELIKLYGSIELAPLVGLAERIVDLVSTGATMRDNGLVEVETIGEITSRLIVNRASLKTKHQRITRIIQDLERVLAEDAGND; this comes from the coding sequence ATGAGCGATTACATAACGTTTGCCCTGCCCAAGGGGCGTATTATGCGGGACTCCATGGAGCTGTTTGCCAAAATCGGCATCACCTGTCCGGAGATGAGCGGCGACAGCCGCAAGCTGGTGTTCGAAAACCCCGAGACCAAATTCCGCTTTATGGCGGTGCGGGCCACGGATGTTCCGACCTATGTCGAATACGGCTGTGCCGATTTGGGAGTGGTCGGCAAGGATACCCTGCTGGAGCAAGGCAAGGATCTCTACGAGCCCTTGGATCTTAAGTTCGGATACTGTCGACTGGTGGTGGCCGAGCCGGGCGAGCTGTCGCGCGATGAGGATCCGGCCGACTGGTCCAATATCCGTGTGGCAACCAAGTATCCCAATATTACCGAGCGTTACTTTGCCGAGCGCGGCGTGCAGGTGGAACTCATCAAGCTTTACGGATCCATCGAGCTGGCGCCTCTGGTCGGGCTGGCTGAACGTATTGTCGACCTGGTGTCGACAGGCGCTACCATGCGCGACAACGGTCTGGTGGAGGTGGAGACCATCGGTGAAATCACCAGCCGCCTGATCGTTAACCGTGCCAGCCTCAAGACCAAGCATCAGCGTATTACCCGCATTATACAGGACCTGGAACGGGTATTGGCTGAAGACGCCGGGAACGATTGA
- a CDS encoding methyltransferase domain-containing protein produces MKTSLLQMLICPNCLPAEIALRATVHRQSHDDILEGDLCCGNCGHLYPIRDGLAFLEPHYVPRKQEGLGYESPQALSSYLWSHYGDLMNDPEASDAYRQWAALMGPADGPILDIGSAVGRFAFEMQDKCDFVIGIDKSETFIRAARELLTRRCKTVSLPEEGLLQRQVALRLPATWHLKNIEFVVGDAQALPFRSGIFAGLASLNLVDKLPQPLQHLSEMVRVARKSPAQMLVSDPFSWSLEAAEERHWLGGKACHPFPGRGLDNIAALLRGDHPDLRTAWQIEQRGHVWWKIRTHANHFELIRSCFVKACR; encoded by the coding sequence ATGAAAACCAGCTTGTTGCAGATGCTTATCTGTCCGAATTGTCTGCCCGCCGAGATTGCCTTAAGGGCAACCGTTCATCGGCAGTCTCATGACGATATCCTCGAAGGGGATTTATGCTGCGGCAACTGCGGCCATCTGTATCCGATACGCGACGGTCTGGCGTTTTTGGAGCCGCACTACGTCCCGCGAAAGCAGGAGGGCCTCGGCTACGAATCGCCCCAGGCCCTGTCTTCCTACCTGTGGAGTCACTACGGCGACCTGATGAACGACCCCGAAGCTTCCGATGCCTATCGCCAGTGGGCGGCTTTGATGGGTCCTGCCGACGGTCCGATTCTCGATATCGGCTCTGCCGTGGGGCGGTTTGCCTTTGAAATGCAGGATAAATGCGATTTCGTCATCGGCATCGACAAGTCCGAAACCTTTATCCGCGCAGCCCGGGAGTTACTGACCCGTCGTTGCAAAACGGTGTCGTTGCCGGAAGAGGGGCTGCTGCAACGCCAGGTTGCCTTGCGATTGCCCGCAACCTGGCATTTGAAAAACATCGAATTCGTCGTAGGCGATGCCCAGGCGTTGCCCTTTCGGTCCGGGATCTTTGCCGGCCTGGCATCGCTGAATCTTGTCGATAAACTCCCCCAGCCCCTGCAGCACCTTAGCGAAATGGTCCGGGTCGCCCGAAAAAGCCCCGCCCAGATGCTGGTATCCGATCCTTTTTCCTGGTCACTGGAAGCCGCCGAAGAGCGGCACTGGCTGGGAGGAAAAGCCTGCCACCCCTTTCCCGGACGCGGCCTGGACAACATCGCCGCCCTGCTGCGGGGCGACCACCCGGACCTGCGCACCGCCTGGCAGATCGAGCAACGGGGCCATGTCTGGTGGAAAATCCGCACCCATGCCAATCATTTCGAACTGATTCGCAGCTGTTTTGTCAAAGCCTGCCGCTGA
- a CDS encoding lipoprotein, giving the protein MRRLLWVVMLFVPVVLMGCSNGVYNVPKEQYRSMVKTLGVLPLMVDGGSEIHHPEARQVIDLLSRVNRGKEDSLVELLRQKKAYFDVRPVTGDPSALLRRIAVSRKAAGDEDGGYTYRFQPAAVAELARTTVSDALLVVVFNGAERQERRWDRTKINYLDAACDSILVSAAVVLPTGEVVWEYRSPLGEPFLNLQYPDFDEAHYNKSDQVALKYITLPGLERALTEPDEGWFGQTEVPVVYHQLFKELASGLKPGLLNPFSNGNAE; this is encoded by the coding sequence ATGCGTCGATTGCTATGGGTGGTGATGCTGTTTGTACCGGTAGTCTTGATGGGGTGTTCTAACGGGGTTTATAACGTTCCCAAGGAGCAGTATCGATCCATGGTTAAAACACTGGGGGTTTTGCCGCTGATGGTGGACGGCGGCTCGGAGATTCATCATCCTGAGGCCCGCCAGGTGATCGATTTGCTATCCCGGGTCAATCGCGGCAAGGAGGATTCCCTGGTTGAACTCCTGCGACAAAAAAAAGCCTATTTCGACGTCCGTCCGGTGACGGGCGATCCGTCGGCATTGTTGCGGAGAATTGCCGTGTCACGCAAGGCCGCAGGGGATGAGGACGGCGGCTATACCTATCGTTTCCAGCCGGCAGCCGTGGCGGAGCTGGCCCGAACCACGGTGAGCGATGCACTTCTGGTGGTTGTTTTCAACGGGGCTGAACGACAAGAGCGGCGTTGGGATCGCACCAAAATAAACTATCTGGATGCGGCGTGCGACAGCATTCTGGTGTCGGCTGCGGTGGTGCTGCCTACCGGGGAGGTTGTGTGGGAATATCGCAGTCCGCTTGGCGAGCCTTTTTTGAATCTGCAGTATCCTGATTTCGATGAGGCGCATTACAATAAAAGCGATCAGGTGGCTCTGAAGTATATCACCCTGCCGGGGCTCGAACGCGCTTTGACCGAGCCGGATGAAGGGTGGTTCGGGCAGACTGAGGTCCCCGTGGTTTACCATCAGCTGTTCAAGGAGTTGGCTTCCGGATTGAAGCCGGGATTGCTCAATCCGTTCAGTAACGGGAATGCGGAATGA
- the prmC gene encoding peptide chain release factor N(5)-glutamine methyltransferase yields MAQIWTVLKILQWTADYFRDKGIDSGRRDAELLLGASLGMDRVGLYLNFDRPLEESELTAYRALVVKRARREPLQYILGETEFWSLPLSVSPAVLIPRPDTEVLVEEALRVANGSRVLDVGTGSGAIAIALAHELADAQVVALDICPQALAVAADNARRNGVDDRVRFLERDLAQLPEGPFDLIVSNPPYIPAADLDGLMPEVRDFEPRQALNGGQDGLDPYRLLAAQADTCLVPGGWLLVEVGIDQAAAVRQLFDDAGLVDGFVRDDYGGVPRVVGARRGADHSIH; encoded by the coding sequence TTGGCACAAATCTGGACCGTGCTGAAAATACTGCAGTGGACCGCCGATTATTTCCGGGATAAGGGGATTGACAGCGGCCGGCGCGATGCCGAGTTGTTGCTTGGTGCCAGCCTCGGGATGGACCGGGTGGGCCTGTATCTTAATTTTGACCGTCCTCTCGAGGAGTCCGAGTTGACGGCCTATCGTGCCCTGGTGGTCAAAAGGGCCAGGCGCGAACCGTTGCAGTATATCCTGGGCGAGACGGAGTTCTGGTCTTTGCCCCTGTCGGTTTCTCCGGCGGTGCTGATCCCCCGGCCCGATACCGAGGTGCTGGTGGAGGAAGCTCTGCGGGTGGCCAACGGGTCGCGAGTTCTCGATGTGGGCACCGGTAGCGGCGCCATAGCCATCGCCCTTGCCCATGAACTTGCCGATGCGCAGGTGGTGGCGCTGGATATCTGTCCCCAGGCTCTGGCGGTGGCTGCCGATAATGCCCGCCGCAACGGTGTCGACGATCGGGTGCGGTTTCTTGAGAGGGATCTGGCGCAACTGCCCGAGGGGCCTTTCGATCTGATCGTTTCCAATCCCCCCTATATCCCGGCGGCTGATCTCGACGGACTGATGCCCGAAGTTCGAGATTTCGAACCGCGTCAGGCCTTAAACGGTGGGCAAGATGGTCTTGATCCTTACCGGCTGCTGGCGGCGCAGGCCGATACGTGTCTGGTGCCCGGAGGCTGGCTGCTGGTGGAGGTCGGTATCGATCAGGCCGCCGCGGTGCGGCAGCTGTTCGATGACGCCGGACTTGTGGACGGCTTCGTGCGGGACGATTATGGTGGCGTGCCGCGGGTCGTGGGGGCTCGCCGCGGCGCAGATCATAGTATTCACTGA